A single region of the Thermodesulfatator indicus DSM 15286 genome encodes:
- a CDS encoding YdcF family protein, whose amino-acid sequence MDLPFILKKIIGNLLLPSGLSFVFLLLAFLAAFSRYRKSQVKIFLALGFIILYLSSTVLPYFLLHPLESRYAKPKEAVLKEAQAIVLLPSYVSDRPNLALLDRIGGETAKRLLAAVLLAKKYPEKPLIIVGAGSQGLDMGKGASYLAEIAGGLGVKNVEVYDKANDTASSARVLKERLSGQKFILVTAAYHMPRSVYLFEREGLKPIPYPAYSISREERSFGITDFWPRPINLFYSDLAVHEYLGLAFYKLLEHIP is encoded by the coding sequence ATGGACCTACCATTTATCCTCAAAAAAATAATCGGTAATCTTTTGCTGCCCTCAGGGCTTTCTTTTGTCTTTTTATTATTGGCTTTTTTAGCTGCTTTTTCCCGTTACCGTAAAAGCCAGGTGAAAATTTTTCTTGCCTTGGGTTTTATTATTCTCTACTTGTCTTCTACAGTTTTGCCTTATTTTTTATTGCATCCTCTTGAATCTCGTTATGCCAAGCCCAAAGAAGCCGTTTTAAAGGAAGCTCAAGCCATTGTTTTGCTTCCTTCTTACGTATCTGACCGTCCGAATTTAGCTCTACTAGACCGCATTGGGGGAGAAACGGCCAAAAGACTTTTAGCGGCAGTATTGTTGGCCAAAAAATATCCGGAAAAACCACTTATTATCGTGGGGGCTGGGAGTCAGGGCCTGGATATGGGCAAGGGAGCCAGTTACCTGGCAGAAATTGCCGGGGGCTTGGGAGTCAAAAATGTAGAAGTTTACGATAAGGCCAATGATACGGCCTCAAGCGCTCGGGTGCTAAAAGAACGCCTTAGCGGCCAGAAATTCATTTTAGTAACCGCTGCTTACCACATGCCTAGGTCAGTTTATCTTTTTGAAAGAGAAGGGCTTAAGCCCATTCCGTATCCGGCTTATTCAATCTCCAGAGAGGAAAGGTCTTTTGGTATTACTGATTTCTGGCCCAGGCCTATAAATCTTTTTTACAGTGACCTTGCCGTCCACGAATACCTGGGGCTTGCATTTTATAAACTTTTAGAGCACATTCCTTAA
- the gmhA gene encoding D-sedoheptulose 7-phosphate isomerase, translated as MNNWTGRAQKILEDSLSVKRLFWDKQRENILKSAEAILNSLKNGGKLLIFGNGGSAADAQHMAAEFINRFRLEREPLPAIALTTDTSILTAVANDYDFSDVFEKQIKALGQPGDVALGISTSGNSKNVLRGLKAAREQGLLTIGLTGGTGGNMASFADILVVVPSRETPRIQEAHIFYIHLVCELVEEAIFAS; from the coding sequence ATGAATAACTGGACTGGTCGGGCGCAAAAAATTTTAGAGGATTCTTTATCAGTCAAAAGGCTATTCTGGGATAAACAGCGGGAGAACATTTTAAAATCCGCTGAAGCCATTTTAAATTCCTTAAAAAACGGAGGAAAACTCCTTATTTTTGGAAACGGCGGCAGCGCGGCCGACGCCCAACACATGGCCGCTGAGTTTATCAACCGCTTCAGACTTGAAAGAGAACCTCTTCCGGCCATTGCCCTCACCACCGATACTTCTATTCTTACGGCGGTGGCTAATGATTACGATTTTTCCGACGTATTTGAAAAGCAGATCAAGGCCCTAGGGCAACCTGGAGATGTAGCTCTTGGCATTAGCACCAGCGGAAATTCAAAAAATGTATTGCGGGGCCTTAAGGCCGCCAGAGAACAAGGGCTTTTAACCATTGGGCTAACTGGCGGGACGGGTGGTAATATGGCCAGTTTTGCTGATATTTTAGTGGTAGTGCCGTCCAGAGAGACCCCTCGTATTCAAGAAGCCCATATTTTTTACATCCATCTTGTTTGCGAACTGGTAGAGGAGGCCATCTTTGCCAGTTAA
- a CDS encoding cyclophilin-like fold protein, protein MKLKLIFDEIVAEIELADTPCAKAIFEAAPFTSRVNLWGEEIYFATPVAFGLDETAKEVVELGDVGYWPDGKALCLFFGKTPISTPSEIRPASAVNIVGKILSPLEDLKRVPEGLEVKVEKA, encoded by the coding sequence ATGAAGCTTAAACTTATTTTTGACGAAATCGTAGCCGAAATTGAACTTGCCGATACGCCGTGTGCCAAAGCCATTTTTGAAGCGGCTCCTTTTACCTCCCGAGTTAATCTCTGGGGCGAGGAAATTTATTTTGCTACACCGGTGGCCTTTGGCCTTGACGAAACGGCCAAAGAGGTGGTGGAGCTTGGTGATGTTGGCTACTGGCCAGATGGCAAGGCCCTTTGCCTATTTTTCGGGAAAACGCCTATAAGTACGCCTTCGGAAATTAGGCCTGCCAGTGCCGTAAATATTGTGGGGAAAATCTTAAGCCCTCTTGAGGACTTGAAACGCGTGCCTGAAGGATTAGAAGTTAAAGTAGAAAAAGCTTAG
- a CDS encoding FmdB family zinc ribbon protein — MPIYEFTCSECGETFEELVLGGSYDGIKCPKCGSEKVEKIMSACAFKCGANFVSASGSSACSSCTATSCSSCSGK, encoded by the coding sequence ATGCCCATATACGAATTTACTTGCTCTGAGTGTGGAGAGACCTTTGAAGAACTAGTCCTTGGTGGAAGTTACGATGGGATCAAGTGCCCTAAGTGCGGCAGCGAAAAAGTAGAAAAAATAATGTCTGCCTGTGCCTTTAAGTGTGGAGCTAACTTTGTAAGTGCTTCAGGGAGCAGTGCTTGCAGTAGTTGTACGGCCACCAGCTGTAGCAGTTGCAGCGGGAAATAA
- the hemC gene encoding hydroxymethylbilane synthase, translating to MRKHIKVGTRGSKLALAQTNWVIGQIKERYPEIQVETVIIKTKGDKILDVPLAKVGGKGLFVKEIEDALLREEIDLAVHSMKDVPTELPEGLEIAIIPERESPYDVVISQGGESIDDLPSGATVGTSSLRRSAQLKAYRPDLKIENLRGNLDTRLRKLNEGLYHAIIVAQAGLIRLGLKEERAKPISPEIMLPAIGQGALAIEVRESDHDLKEGLSFLHHEETAICVAAERAFLATLEGGCQVPLAAFARLSGDNLTVEGLIADPSGETILKEELKGPKEEAQALGRKLAEILLGRGGRKILDEVYGRA from the coding sequence TTGAGAAAGCACATTAAGGTAGGCACTAGAGGTTCAAAGCTTGCCCTGGCCCAAACAAATTGGGTCATCGGCCAGATAAAAGAACGCTACCCCGAGATTCAGGTAGAAACCGTCATCATCAAAACCAAAGGCGATAAGATTTTAGATGTTCCCCTGGCCAAAGTTGGCGGCAAAGGGCTTTTTGTCAAAGAAATAGAAGACGCCCTTTTGCGAGAAGAGATAGACCTTGCGGTCCACAGTATGAAAGATGTTCCTACCGAGCTGCCAGAAGGCCTTGAAATCGCTATAATCCCTGAGCGCGAAAGCCCGTATGATGTCGTAATTTCACAGGGTGGGGAATCCATTGATGACTTGCCTAGTGGCGCCACGGTTGGCACCAGTAGTTTGCGCCGGAGTGCCCAGCTTAAGGCTTACCGGCCTGACTTAAAGATTGAAAATTTACGGGGAAACCTTGATACCCGCTTGCGCAAGCTAAACGAAGGTCTTTACCACGCCATTATTGTAGCCCAGGCCGGTCTCATAAGGCTTGGCCTAAAAGAAGAAAGAGCCAAACCCATTTCGCCTGAAATAATGCTTCCTGCCATTGGCCAGGGGGCTCTCGCTATTGAAGTTCGTGAATCTGACCATGACCTGAAAGAAGGTCTTTCCTTTTTGCATCACGAAGAAACGGCTATTTGTGTAGCAGCAGAGCGGGCCTTTTTGGCCACCCTTGAAGGAGGTTGTCAGGTGCCGCTGGCGGCCTTTGCCAGGCTTTCAGGAGATAACTTAACCGTTGAAGGTTTAATAGCTGATCCTTCTGGCGAAACTATTCTCAAAGAGGAACTTAAAGGCCCCAAAGAAGAAGCCCAGGCACTTGGGCGAAAGCTTGCGGAAATTCTTCTTGGCCGAGGCGGCCGAAAAATTCTTGACGAAGTTTACGGGAGAGCATAA
- the cobA gene encoding uroporphyrinogen-III C-methyltransferase: protein MPGKVYLIGAGPGDPGLITEKGRRVIAKADVIVYDYLANPRFLALTREDAEKIYVGKKGGDHTLSQEGINQLLVEKAKEGKTVARLKGGDPFLFGRGGEEAEVLVEHGIPFEIVPGVTSAIAAPAYAGIPVTHREHTSTFTMVTGHEDPTKEDSAIDWEALARIGTIAFLMGMKNLPRICENLLRHGKPEDTPVAVVRWGTTPRQKVVVGNLGNIVAKVEEAKLGPPSIILVGEVVKLREKLNWFETKPLFGKRIVVTRTRAQASQLVESLEECGAECLEIPTIKIVPPDSFEPLEQAIEQIETYDWLIFTSVNGVQVFFERLFARGKDARALANTKVAAIGVATAELIKKYGLLVDLLPQEFRAEGLLEALLKEELAGKKVLIPRALEAREILPEKLREAGAEVEVVPAYQTILPEEEATRLKKELEQGVDVITFTSSSTAKNLLKMLGDEARSLLSEVVLASIGPITTETLKKAGFTPQVEAKEYTIPGLVKAILEYFRA from the coding sequence ATGCCAGGGAAGGTTTATCTCATAGGTGCAGGTCCAGGAGACCCAGGGCTTATTACAGAGAAAGGAAGGCGGGTCATCGCCAAGGCTGATGTCATTGTTTACGACTACCTAGCTAATCCCAGGTTTTTGGCTCTAACCAGAGAGGACGCCGAAAAAATCTACGTTGGTAAAAAAGGCGGTGATCATACCCTTTCGCAAGAAGGTATAAACCAGTTGCTAGTAGAAAAGGCCAAAGAAGGGAAGACCGTAGCTCGCCTTAAAGGGGGAGACCCTTTTCTCTTTGGCCGTGGTGGCGAAGAAGCTGAAGTTTTGGTGGAACACGGCATCCCCTTTGAAATAGTGCCAGGGGTTACTTCCGCCATTGCCGCTCCGGCTTACGCCGGTATCCCGGTAACTCACCGGGAGCATACTTCTACTTTTACCATGGTCACCGGCCACGAAGACCCAACTAAAGAAGACTCAGCTATTGACTGGGAGGCCCTGGCCCGCATTGGCACTATAGCCTTTCTTATGGGCATGAAAAACCTGCCTCGTATTTGTGAAAACTTGCTTCGCCACGGCAAACCCGAAGACACGCCGGTGGCGGTGGTGCGCTGGGGTACTACCCCACGGCAAAAGGTGGTTGTTGGAAACCTCGGAAACATTGTGGCTAAAGTGGAGGAGGCAAAGCTTGGCCCACCGTCCATAATCCTGGTAGGCGAAGTGGTAAAGCTTCGCGAAAAACTTAACTGGTTTGAAACTAAGCCCCTTTTTGGCAAGCGCATAGTGGTTACCCGCACAAGGGCCCAGGCCAGCCAGCTCGTGGAGAGCCTTGAAGAATGCGGGGCCGAGTGTCTAGAAATTCCTACTATAAAAATTGTCCCGCCAGACTCTTTTGAACCGCTTGAGCAGGCTATTGAACAAATAGAAACTTACGACTGGTTGATTTTTACTTCTGTTAACGGCGTGCAGGTCTTTTTTGAAAGGCTCTTTGCCAGAGGGAAAGACGCCCGTGCCCTAGCCAACACCAAAGTGGCGGCTATTGGCGTGGCTACAGCCGAGCTTATCAAAAAATACGGCCTGCTGGTGGATCTCCTGCCCCAAGAATTTCGGGCTGAAGGGCTTTTAGAGGCCCTCTTAAAAGAAGAGCTTGCCGGGAAAAAAGTCTTGATCCCAAGGGCCCTTGAGGCAAGAGAGATACTACCTGAAAAATTACGCGAGGCAGGCGCTGAGGTTGAAGTAGTCCCTGCTTATCAGACGATTCTTCCTGAAGAAGAAGCCACCCGATTGAAGAAAGAGCTTGAGCAGGGGGTGGATGTTATAACTTTTACCAGTTCTTCCACGGCTAAAAACTTGCTAAAAATGCTGGGAGACGAAGCCAGAAGTTTGCTTTCAGAGGTAGTGCTAGCCTCAATCGGGCCTATTACCACCGAAACCCTAAAGAAGGCCGGTTTTACTCCCCAGGTGGAGGCCAAAGAATACACTATTCCCGGACTGGTTAAGGCAATTCTAGAATATTTCAGAGCCTGA
- a CDS encoding permease, with protein sequence MKKDKALKGAIRDVILLGITLSIAIILLSIFPDRRDMVFTTSWEFFVEMIWILPAVMILMGLFTLWVSKDMVVKYLGRTSGIKGFFLALLFGALPTGPLYVAFPMAAALIKKGARISNVIIFLNAWACIKLPQEIVELQFLGPKFTALRLILTIIFTVIMATSIERLIEWSNNRNGVS encoded by the coding sequence ATGAAAAAAGATAAGGCGCTAAAAGGAGCGATCCGAGATGTGATTCTTCTAGGTATCACTTTGAGTATCGCGATAATCTTGCTATCAATTTTCCCTGATAGACGAGATATGGTTTTTACAACATCATGGGAATTCTTTGTTGAAATGATTTGGATATTACCTGCCGTGATGATATTAATGGGTCTTTTTACGCTGTGGGTGTCAAAAGACATGGTTGTAAAATATTTGGGAAGAACTTCGGGAATAAAAGGTTTTTTTCTGGCCTTGCTCTTTGGCGCTCTGCCGACAGGCCCTCTTTATGTGGCTTTCCCAATGGCTGCGGCTTTAATTAAAAAAGGCGCACGCATTTCTAACGTCATTATTTTTCTTAACGCATGGGCGTGTATAAAGCTTCCTCAAGAAATAGTAGAACTCCAATTTTTAGGACCTAAATTTACGGCATTGAGACTGATTTTAACTATTATATTTACCGTAATCATGGCAACGTCAATCGAGCGGTTGATTGAATGGAGCAACAATAGAAACGGCGTGTCATAA
- a CDS encoding permease has product MNKTAFLINIFAFACLFVSLIRNKEKTKQSLIVAVKSFFRILPMVFIIIIVIGLLLGFVPPAKISDVIGEQAGFGGLIFSAFLGTILYIPALISFPLAASLLKGGASVTAVAAFITTLTMVGIVTLPLEIKELGKKIALLRNGISFIFAIIIALIIGALL; this is encoded by the coding sequence ATGAATAAAACAGCCTTTTTGATAAATATATTCGCTTTTGCTTGTTTATTTGTTTCTTTAATAAGGAATAAGGAAAAAACGAAGCAATCACTGATAGTAGCGGTAAAATCTTTCTTCCGCATTCTTCCAATGGTTTTTATTATCATCATCGTCATAGGTCTGCTTTTAGGCTTTGTGCCCCCGGCCAAGATTTCTGACGTTATCGGCGAGCAAGCTGGTTTTGGCGGATTAATTTTCAGTGCCTTTTTAGGGACGATCCTGTATATTCCAGCACTTATCTCCTTTCCTTTGGCAGCGTCACTTCTGAAGGGTGGGGCATCAGTTACTGCCGTTGCCGCTTTCATAACAACGTTGACAATGGTTGGAATAGTTACTCTGCCTCTGGAGATAAAAGAACTGGGAAAGAAAATTGCCCTGCTGAGAAATGGCATAAGTTTCATCTTCGCAATTATTATTGCTCTTATAATAGGGGCACTATTATGA
- a CDS encoding cysteine desulfurase family protein, producing the protein MKQIIYLDYNATAPVLPEVREVVDFYLVEAFGNPSCSHKVGQVAKKGLEEARKNVASLIEANPQEIIFLSGGTEANNLAILGMTLAQEKKKHVITSQIEHPSVLNPMIKLLEMGFDVSFLPVDSQGYVDPDELKKALRPDTFLVSIMLVNNEVGTIQPVAEIGHICRERDIVFHTDAAQAVGKLPVSVKEINCDLMTIAGHKMYAPKGIGALFIREGISLRPLMHGASQEKGLRPGTEPVALACGLGKAASIAKKDLIAEGAREKILREKLYQGLKDIYPRLVLHGDPERTISNTLSISFPGLSASQILANLPEICASTGAACHNKAQAISHVLSAMGVSKEVALGTMRLSLGRGTSDQDISRAISLFKRVLVS; encoded by the coding sequence ATGAAACAGATTATTTATCTCGATTACAACGCTACCGCACCGGTTCTTCCTGAAGTAAGAGAAGTTGTCGATTTTTATTTAGTCGAGGCCTTCGGTAACCCATCTTGCAGCCATAAAGTCGGGCAGGTAGCCAAGAAAGGCCTCGAAGAAGCGCGAAAAAACGTTGCATCTTTAATTGAAGCTAACCCACAAGAAATAATTTTTTTATCAGGGGGCACAGAAGCTAATAATCTCGCCATTTTGGGAATGACCCTGGCTCAAGAAAAAAAGAAACACGTAATTACCTCTCAGATTGAACATCCCTCGGTGCTAAACCCCATGATAAAGCTTTTAGAAATGGGTTTCGATGTAAGTTTCCTCCCGGTAGATAGTCAGGGCTATGTTGACCCAGACGAGCTTAAAAAAGCCCTTCGGCCGGATACGTTTCTCGTGTCAATTATGCTTGTTAATAATGAAGTAGGTACTATCCAGCCTGTAGCTGAAATTGGACATATATGCCGTGAAAGAGATATAGTTTTTCACACTGATGCGGCCCAGGCTGTAGGGAAACTTCCTGTTTCCGTAAAAGAAATAAATTGTGACTTAATGACTATAGCCGGCCACAAGATGTATGCTCCCAAGGGAATTGGAGCTTTATTTATACGAGAAGGCATTTCTTTGAGGCCTCTCATGCACGGGGCTTCTCAGGAAAAGGGATTGAGGCCAGGCACAGAGCCAGTAGCTCTCGCCTGTGGTTTGGGTAAAGCAGCATCTATAGCTAAAAAGGATTTAATCGCCGAAGGGGCCAGAGAAAAAATATTAAGAGAAAAGCTATATCAAGGTTTGAAAGACATTTATCCCCGTCTAGTTCTCCATGGAGACCCTGAAAGAACCATTTCTAACACCTTGAGTATATCCTTTCCTGGGCTTAGCGCTTCTCAAATTCTTGCCAATTTACCGGAAATTTGTGCTTCTACTGGAGCAGCCTGCCATAACAAAGCCCAGGCCATTTCTCACGTATTAAGCGCTATGGGAGTCTCAAAAGAGGTAGCCTTGGGGACCATGCGTTTAAGCCTTGGCCGCGGCACATCAGATCAAGACATAAGTAGGGCTATTTCCCTTTTTAAGCGCGTATTAGTGAGTTAA
- a CDS encoding MFS transporter, producing the protein MPILGEIANNLILPLRLRNFRVFFIGQSFSLLGTWIFVTAQRWLLYDLTNSAFFLGILGAIGSLPILLFSIPAGYLADHLPKRNLLLLSQSVAALQAGILTFLVVSGRVEVWHILSLAFLLGCTVALEFPVRHSFIFDLVGEDSLVTAISLHSTAFNLARFLGPAIAGFLMAHFGLWTCFLANTLSYLPIIFALAIIPLSENHKGVSKKPWEGLKDGFIFVLNSRQIRRILLLIATTSIFVLPYAVLLPAVVRENFGGGGKEFSFLMAANGLGTLTGAIFMAAFGRNIPKDRFIPANMALLCIYLGGMILSKKFYLACVLLIMSGFHMVCMFTSANAFLQLNSPDDLRGRILSLFSLSFLGLFPLGSFWAGTTAQYFGPKWTLLAGLTIALVLSIWQGLIPSLKKAENR; encoded by the coding sequence ATGCCCATTTTAGGAGAAATAGCCAATAATCTGATTTTGCCCCTGCGCTTACGAAATTTTAGAGTCTTTTTCATAGGCCAAAGTTTTTCTCTTTTAGGTACCTGGATTTTTGTGACTGCTCAGCGCTGGCTTTTATATGATCTAACTAATTCAGCCTTTTTTCTTGGCATATTGGGAGCTATAGGGAGTTTACCAATCCTTCTATTCTCGATACCAGCAGGATACTTAGCTGATCATTTACCTAAAAGAAATCTTCTTTTGCTTTCTCAAAGTGTAGCTGCTTTGCAGGCAGGTATTCTTACTTTCTTAGTTGTTAGCGGACGGGTCGAAGTTTGGCACATTTTAAGTCTAGCCTTTTTGCTCGGATGCACTGTTGCCCTTGAATTCCCGGTAAGGCATTCTTTTATCTTTGACCTGGTGGGTGAAGATTCATTGGTAACAGCTATTTCGTTACACTCCACGGCTTTTAACTTGGCAAGATTCCTGGGGCCAGCTATAGCAGGGTTTTTAATGGCTCATTTTGGCCTGTGGACCTGTTTTTTGGCTAACACGCTATCTTACCTGCCGATAATTTTTGCCTTGGCTATTATCCCTTTATCTGAAAATCATAAAGGTGTTTCCAAAAAACCCTGGGAGGGATTAAAAGACGGTTTTATTTTTGTATTAAACAGTCGCCAAATCAGACGCATCTTACTTCTCATAGCTACCACCAGCATCTTTGTCTTACCTTATGCGGTGCTTCTTCCAGCGGTGGTGCGTGAAAATTTCGGTGGAGGAGGAAAGGAATTCAGTTTTCTCATGGCCGCCAACGGCCTGGGCACACTTACGGGAGCCATATTCATGGCCGCTTTTGGTAGAAATATTCCTAAAGATAGATTTATACCCGCCAACATGGCTCTTTTATGCATTTATCTGGGCGGGATGATTCTTTCAAAGAAGTTTTATCTGGCTTGTGTTTTGTTGATAATGTCTGGCTTTCATATGGTTTGCATGTTTACCTCTGCTAACGCCTTTCTTCAGCTGAATAGCCCGGATGACCTGCGCGGCCGCATTTTAAGTCTTTTTAGCTTGAGTTTTTTAGGGCTTTTCCCTTTAGGAAGCTTTTGGGCTGGTACTACTGCTCAATATTTTGGGCCTAAATGGACTTTACTGGCAGGGCTAACCATAGCCCTGGTTTTATCCATCTGGCAAGGACTTATTCCAAGTCTTAAAAAAGCGGAAAACAGATAA
- a CDS encoding TIGR00730 family Rossman fold protein gives MRELDDKQYVLNGLAAKESWRLFKIMAEFVEGFEELPKVYPAITVFGSNRVKPGHPYYQKAEEIARLLAKEGFSIITGGGPGIMEAANKGAAEAGAYSVGLNIRLPREQEANPYANIKIEFRYFFVRKVMMAKYAVGLLCMPGGYGTLDEFFEIITLVQTHKIRPVPIVLVESKYWHGLVTWIKERLLHEGMISREDLDLFTVLDDPREIAAYFKKTARAYKLLSHLETT, from the coding sequence TTGAGAGAATTAGATGACAAACAATACGTGTTAAATGGTTTAGCTGCTAAAGAATCCTGGCGGCTTTTTAAGATAATGGCTGAGTTTGTAGAAGGTTTTGAAGAATTACCTAAGGTTTATCCTGCTATTACGGTCTTTGGTTCAAACAGGGTAAAACCAGGCCATCCTTATTATCAGAAGGCCGAAGAAATTGCTCGTTTGCTGGCTAAAGAGGGCTTTTCCATAATTACTGGGGGTGGCCCCGGGATAATGGAAGCGGCTAATAAGGGAGCAGCAGAGGCTGGTGCTTATTCGGTAGGCCTCAATATAAGGCTTCCTCGAGAACAAGAAGCCAATCCTTACGCCAATATAAAAATTGAATTTCGCTACTTTTTTGTGCGCAAAGTAATGATGGCTAAATATGCTGTAGGCCTTTTATGTATGCCGGGGGGTTATGGAACCCTCGATGAATTTTTTGAAATTATTACTTTAGTGCAAACACATAAAATAAGGCCAGTGCCCATTGTACTGGTAGAAAGCAAGTACTGGCACGGATTAGTTACCTGGATAAAAGAACGACTTCTACACGAGGGAATGATTTCCAGAGAAGATCTTGATCTTTTCACGGTGCTCGATGACCCTCGCGAAATAGCGGCCTATTTCAAGAAGACCGCTCGAGCTTATAAACTACTTTCACATCTGGAAACAACTTAA
- the recO gene encoding DNA repair protein RecO, with protein sequence MNVVVQAIILSSQTLGEKDVRLELLSAERGRLAAVAKGGRKSLKRFVNTLEPFSLIQAHLRGGKVNLPPFLDQADLLNPFENLRFEPLTFAKAAYLSELVECFFKVGTGQAFFSFFEESLYVLNKGLDFWPLLKISFELSLLKASGFFPYLGESCLRCEKPLKRDVFFSFTEGGVVCENCAFEEDFALDLKLLAFLNHIAHVSPMRLRIIKPGAENLKRAERLIENFVLRVLNQEINSLRVLKEMFNNKSLANSHGGRP encoded by the coding sequence TTGAATGTCGTTGTTCAGGCCATCATTTTAAGTTCTCAAACGCTAGGAGAGAAAGATGTCCGGCTGGAGTTACTTTCAGCAGAACGCGGGCGTTTGGCCGCTGTAGCTAAAGGAGGGCGTAAAAGTCTCAAACGTTTTGTTAACACCCTTGAGCCCTTTTCTCTTATTCAGGCCCATTTGCGCGGTGGCAAGGTAAATTTGCCACCATTTCTAGATCAGGCCGATTTGCTAAATCCCTTTGAAAACTTGCGTTTTGAACCTCTGACCTTTGCCAAAGCTGCTTATTTGAGTGAATTGGTAGAATGCTTTTTCAAAGTCGGAACTGGCCAAGCTTTTTTTTCTTTTTTTGAGGAAAGTCTTTACGTGCTAAACAAGGGCCTTGATTTTTGGCCTCTTTTAAAGATTAGCTTTGAGCTTTCTCTTTTAAAAGCTAGCGGTTTTTTCCCTTATCTTGGAGAAAGCTGCCTGCGCTGTGAAAAGCCTTTGAAGAGAGATGTCTTTTTTTCTTTTACAGAGGGCGGGGTGGTCTGTGAAAATTGTGCATTTGAAGAGGATTTTGCCCTCGATTTGAAATTGCTGGCTTTTTTGAATCATATTGCCCATGTAAGCCCCATGCGTTTAAGGATAATCAAACCAGGTGCCGAAAACCTTAAAAGGGCGGAAAGGTTAATAGAAAATTTTGTATTGCGGGTTTTAAATCAGGAAATTAATTCTTTACGAGTCTTAAAAGAAATGTTTAACAATAAAAGTTTAGCTAACAGTCATGGAGGTCGGCCTTGA
- a CDS encoding helix-turn-helix domain-containing protein yields the protein MSEGQNKNGFGEYLRHQREIRGFSLEEISSQTRIGLRALKALEAEDWEILPAEIYIRGFIRSYCETIGLDPNEALIRFEEAYAPFRRHKTEKIQEMSYEKESQKEIPWRLIAILILVILLITGGYFLFFKEEKKSASQLAPLIEEIPLKKDEANTPKNPSPTLPKLPGSAE from the coding sequence ATGTCTGAAGGACAAAATAAAAACGGCTTTGGGGAATACCTTAGACACCAGAGGGAAATAAGAGGCTTTAGTCTGGAAGAAATTTCTTCACAAACAAGGATTGGTTTGCGAGCCCTAAAAGCTCTTGAGGCTGAAGACTGGGAAATTCTTCCTGCAGAAATATACATAAGGGGTTTTATAAGAAGCTACTGTGAAACCATCGGGCTTGACCCAAACGAAGCCTTAATCCGCTTTGAAGAGGCTTATGCCCCGTTTCGTCGGCATAAGACTGAAAAAATTCAAGAAATGTCCTATGAAAAAGAATCCCAAAAAGAAATACCGTGGCGTCTTATAGCCATTCTGATACTGGTAATTTTACTTATAACTGGAGGCTATTTCCTCTTTTTTAAAGAAGAAAAGAAATCTGCTTCTCAGCTTGCACCTCTTATAGAAGAAATTCCTCTAAAAAAAGACGAAGCAAATACTCCTAAAAATCCATCACCAACTTTACCTAAGCTTCCAGGGTCAGCTGAATAA